One window from the genome of bacterium encodes:
- a CDS encoding amino acid ABC transporter ATP-binding protein: MPPVLRIVDLHKRFGTLEVLRGISLDVGPGQVVALIGASGSGKTTLLRCVNALEDYQQGRIYIGQELIGYREADGRLRRLPESQISRQRAEVGMVFQSYNLFPHMTVLDNVTLGLVRVQHRPRAEARQTALTWLERVGLADKIKAYPFQLSGGQQQRVAIARAVAMQPKLMLFDEVTSALDPELVGEVLTVMQDLARSGQTMLVVSHEMIFVREVAHRVVFMDGGIIAEEGPPGEVLVRPRTSRLQAFLSRFRGVFGSV, encoded by the coding sequence GCTGGACGTCGGCCCCGGGCAAGTGGTCGCGCTGATCGGGGCGAGCGGGTCGGGGAAGACGACGCTGCTGCGGTGCGTGAACGCCCTCGAAGACTACCAGCAGGGTCGGATCTACATCGGGCAGGAGCTGATCGGGTACCGGGAGGCCGACGGCCGGCTGCGCCGGCTGCCCGAGTCCCAGATCTCGCGGCAGCGCGCCGAGGTCGGGATGGTCTTCCAGAGCTACAATCTCTTCCCGCACATGACGGTCCTCGACAACGTCACGTTGGGGCTCGTGCGCGTGCAGCACCGGCCGCGGGCGGAGGCGCGGCAGACCGCCCTCACCTGGCTCGAGCGCGTGGGCCTCGCCGACAAGATCAAGGCGTATCCGTTCCAGCTCAGCGGCGGCCAGCAGCAGCGGGTCGCGATCGCCCGGGCGGTGGCGATGCAGCCCAAGCTGATGCTCTTCGACGAGGTCACCTCCGCCCTCGATCCGGAGTTGGTCGGTGAGGTGCTCACCGTGATGCAGGATCTGGCCCGCAGCGGCCAGACGATGCTGGTCGTCTCCCACGAGATGATCTTTGTTCGCGAGGTCGCCCACCGGGTGGTGTTCATGGACGGCGGGATCATCGCCGAGGAAGGGCCCCCGGGGGAGGTCCTGGTGCGCCCGCGCACCAGCCGACTGCAGGCGTTTCTCAGCCGCTTCCGCGGGGTGTTCGGATCGGTCTAG